A single window of Periophthalmus magnuspinnatus isolate fPerMag1 chromosome 9, fPerMag1.2.pri, whole genome shotgun sequence DNA harbors:
- the LOC117376803 gene encoding arrestin domain-containing protein 3-like, producing the protein MPSVKRLVLTYDELNEYGTFSEGDTITGKVTLELEKETKIESLFVKLKGDVRVNWSERHGDKSRTYSAHTRLFKQKQLLISQESNDTKRPAGIHMFKFSLSIPQGNMPSSFRGTYGKVVYKLEAKLSRSWRMDSTDEKELCFRSKAFPNIDQINFPQVGSTNKEVGVFSKGTVQMDVTVDKRGYVPGDSVLITARVNNSSSKDATPKFSFIQDVLYRASGNTKHEKNVIHKEILECVKPQTSKELRFSLTIPSKTPLSIQNCDILSVEYRIKTYLDISFSFDPEVVFPVDLFWISPHSAGGAVGGPSASDFPAPVSFASPYSPAAGASLYPATSQYPHSPAVYSGAPRTYPGSYHNPVPRQPDAYRSPFSSSSSASVLHPPPPLAPPPPPGPAHSQFAIVPPTYNTLEPPPPSYPLAPLSSGVTVPSAPVMTENFLSQTDEEPPSYEILFPSSNGSNSHPK; encoded by the exons atgccttCAGTGAAAAGATTAGTACTGACTTACGATGAGTTAAACGAGTATGGGACGTTTTCGGAGGGGGACACGATAACAGGGAAGGTTACACTGGAACTAGAAAAAGAAACCAAGATCGAAAGCCTCTTCGTAAAACTTAAAGGCGACGTTAGAGTTAATTGGTCTGAAAGACATGGAGATAAATCCAGAACCTACAGCGCGCACACGAGACTGTTTAAACAGAAGCAGCTTCTCATCAGCCAAGAGTCCAATG ACACCAAACGTCCTGCAGGGATTCATATGTTCAAATTCAGCTTGAGTATACCACAAGG aaatatgCCCTCATCCTTTCGAGGTACTTATGGAAAGGTTGTTTACAAACTTGAGGCCAAGCTGTCGAGAAGCTGGAGGATGGACAGTACAGATGAAAAGGAGCTTTGTTTTCGGTCAAAGGCATTTCCTAATATTGATCAAATTAAT TTCCCACAGGTCGGCTCAACAAATAAAGAAGTTGGTGTCTTCAGTAAAGGGACAGTGCAGATGGACGTTACAGTTGACAAGAGAGGTTATGTCCCAG GTGACTCTGTATTGATAACTGCAAGAGTCAACAATTCCTCATCCAAAGATGCCACACCCAAATTCAGCTTCATTCAAGATGTGTTGTACCGAGCAAGTGGAAATACTAagcatgaaaaaaatgtaattcacaAAGAAATTCTAGAGTGTGTTAAACCCCAAACTTCTAAGGAACTCAGATTTTCATTGACGATTCCTTCCAAAACACCACTGTCCATTCAGAACTGTGACATACTGTCCGTGGAGTACCGCATTAAG aCATATCTGGATATCAGTTTTTCCTTTGATCCAGAGGTTGTGTTTCCAGTGGATCTTTTCTGGATCAGTCCTCATTCTGCAGGTGGCGCGGTTGGAGGCCCGAGCGCCAGTGACTTCCCCGCTCCAGTATCTTTTGCTAGTCCTTATTCTCCAGCTGCAGGAGCATCTCTGTATCCAGCAACATCTCAATACCCACACAGTCCTGCAGTGTACTCCGGAGCTCCAAGGACATATCCTGGAAGTTACCACAACCCTGTTCCTCGGCAGCCAGATGCATACAGATCTCCATTTTCCTCATCATCGTCAGCCTCTGttctccaccctcctcctccattagcaccaccacctccccctgGGCCAGCACACTCCCAGTTCGCTATAGTGCCACCAACTTACAATACGCTGGAACCTCCTCCACCAAGTTACCCCTTAGCCCCACTTTCCTCTGGAGTAACTGTGCCTTCTGCCCCTGTGATGACTGAAAACTTCCTCTCCCAAACAGATGAGGAGCCTCCATCGTATGAAATCCTCTTCCCCTCATCCAATGGTTCAAATTCTCACCCAAAATAG